The following coding sequences lie in one Anas platyrhynchos isolate ZD024472 breed Pekin duck chromosome 15, IASCAAS_PekinDuck_T2T, whole genome shotgun sequence genomic window:
- the TNFRSF17 gene encoding tumor necrosis factor receptor superfamily member 17, with protein MAHCPENEYFDNLVLSCKPCHLRCSGTPPPSCENYCDKSTDSGGVLWICLGFGVILMLTLFTLMVLFKWKHLKQLKEKLKNTGASVELNDVLKANTESSVQTDGIRHSLQSETLMYSVEECTCSDCGLVKPQTGCETSFPLPATEEGATVLVTTKSFDYCNYILGAGCL; from the exons ATGGCACACTGCCCTGAAAATGAATACTTTGATAATCTGGTGCTCTCTTGTAAGCCTTGTCATCTTCGATGTTCTGGTACACCACCACCTTCATGTGAAAACTACTGTGATAAGA GTACTGATTCAGGTGGAGTTCTTTGGATTTGTTTGGGCTTCGGAGTAATTTTAATGCTCACTTTATTCACGTTAATGGTCTTGTTTAAGTGGAAGCACCTAAAGCaactaaaagaaaaactgaaaaacacag GTGCTTCTGTGGAGCTGAATGATGTTCTCAAGGCTAATACAGAAAGCAGTGTGCAGACAGATGGAATTAGACACTCACTTCAAAGTGAAACATTAATGTATTCAGTGGAGGAATGCACTTGTAGTGACTGTGGCTTGGTAAAACCTCAGACTGGCTGTGAAACTTCATTTCCATTACCAGCTACAGAAGAAGGAGCTACTGTTCTAGTTACAACAAAATCCTTTGATTACTGCAACTATATTCTGGGTGCTGGATGTCTATGA